One genomic window of Pseudomonadota bacterium includes the following:
- a CDS encoding TonB C-terminal domain-containing protein, which yields MGRTTDRELLVPLEKDADEKPLKRYADPVALAAGASGVIAILVGALLLPMIAAAVEEPTPRSAAQPFEYVEARLLKLGEIKDEKELPDRIVPALPTAPEEILPLDADENKEVVDDPDKVENQPDAVTDDQLRQVFDKARAFAEIQDDYVPEGAPDGVPDGDVTDPALASIGNTYAHKLMRVFADRLVYPTLLSDEELRRLKAKVHFTVDVDMVITDVELVSKSGNAMFDDAVMNAIDKVRAEVRNLPAPPEAIAPIVFGGGVNLTFNGADALEP from the coding sequence TTGGGCCGTACGACCGATCGCGAGCTGCTCGTGCCGCTCGAGAAGGACGCCGACGAGAAGCCGCTCAAGCGGTACGCCGATCCGGTCGCGCTCGCGGCCGGGGCGAGCGGCGTCATCGCGATCCTCGTCGGCGCGCTCCTCCTGCCGATGATCGCCGCCGCGGTCGAGGAGCCGACCCCGAGGAGCGCGGCGCAGCCGTTCGAGTACGTCGAGGCGAGGCTCCTCAAGCTCGGCGAGATCAAGGACGAGAAGGAGCTCCCGGATCGCATCGTGCCGGCGCTGCCGACCGCCCCCGAGGAGATCCTGCCGCTCGACGCGGACGAGAACAAGGAGGTGGTCGACGATCCCGACAAGGTGGAGAACCAGCCCGACGCGGTGACCGACGACCAGCTGCGGCAGGTGTTCGACAAGGCGCGCGCCTTCGCCGAGATCCAGGACGACTATGTGCCCGAGGGCGCGCCCGACGGCGTGCCGGACGGCGACGTCACGGATCCCGCGCTCGCCTCGATCGGCAACACGTACGCGCACAAGCTGATGCGCGTGTTCGCGGATCGGCTCGTCTACCCGACGCTGCTCTCGGACGAGGAGCTCCGGCGGCTCAAGGCGAAGGTGCACTTCACGGTCGACGTCGACATGGTCATCACGGATGTCGAGCTCGTCTCGAAGTCGGGCAACGCGATGTTCGACGACGCCGTGATGAACGCGATCGACAAGGTGCGCGCCGAGGTGCGCAACCTCCCGGCCCCGCCCGAGGCGATCGCGCCGATCGTCTTCGGCGGCGGTGTGAACCTCACGTTCAACGGCGCGGACGCGCTCGAGCCGTGA